Proteins encoded in a region of the Vicia villosa cultivar HV-30 ecotype Madison, WI linkage group LG5, Vvil1.0, whole genome shotgun sequence genome:
- the LOC131601992 gene encoding inositol-tetrakisphosphate 1-kinase 4-like produces the protein MRLNGEFSSGEEEEEVMEKSEVGTTPFLGQKIVVGYALTAKKKKSFLQPNFISLARSKGIYFVSIDVNKPLPEQGPFDIVLHKLSGEEWRDMIEDFRQKHPDVIVLDPPDAIQHLHNRQSMLQDVVDLNLSETYGKVGIPSQLVITKDKDSSTIPYEVTKAGLKLPLVAKPLVVDGTAKSHELYLAYDEFSLSELEPPLVLQEFVNHGGLLFKIYIVGESIKVVRRFSLPNISKRELSKVAGVYRFPRVSCAAASADDADLDPSIAEHPPRSLLEKLAKELRHRLGLRMFNVDMIREYGTKDVFYVIDINYFPGFGKMPNYEPVFTDFLLNLVQNKCKKKLTA, from the exons ATGAGACTAAACGGAGAATTTTCGAGcggcgaagaagaagaagaagtaatGGAGAAATCTGAGGTCGGTACGACGCCGTTTTTGGGACAGAAGATTGTTGTTGGCTATGCTTTAACGGCTAAGAAGAAGAAAAGCTTTCTTCAGCCCAATTTCATTTCTCTTGCAAG GAGCAAAGGCATATACTTTGTTTCCATTGATGTGAACAAGCCACTGCCAGAACAAGGTCCATTTGATATTGTCTTGCATAAG TTGTCGGGAGAGGAATGGCGTGATATGATCGAG GATTTCAGGCAAAAACATCCCGATGTAATTGTTCTTGATCCCCCTGATGCAATTCAACATTTACACAATCGCCAATCCATGCTTCAAGATGTGGTGGATCTAAACTTATCTGAGACCTACG GCAAGGTTGGCATCCCAAGTCAGCTAGTCATCACAAAAGACAAAGACTCGTCTACTATCCCTTATGAAGTCACCAAAGCTGGGTTGAAGTTGCCATTAG TTGCGAAACCTTTAGTTGTGGATGGCACTGCAAAGTCACATGAACTATATCTTGCTTATGATGAGTTCTCTCTTTCAGAGCTTGAACCTCCTCTGGTTCTACAAGAGTTTGTGAATCATG GCGGTCTTCTCTTTAAAATCTATATTGTTGGGGAAAGCATAAAGGTTGTGAGGCGTTTCTCTCTTCCTAATATCAGTAAACGCGAGCTATCAAAAGTCGCAGGTGTATACCGATTTCCCAGAGTTTCATGTGCAGCAGCTTCTGCAGATGATGCTGATCTAGATCCTAGTATTGCCG AACACCCACCAAGATCTTTGTTGGAAAAGCTTGCAAAGGAGCTTCGACATAGATTG GGACTTCGTATGTTCAACGTAGATATGATTCGGGAATACGGGACCAAGGATGTTTTTTATGTCATTGACATCAACTACTTTCCAG GGTTCGGAAAAATGCCAAACTACGAGCCTGTATTTACGGATTTTCTACTAAACCTAGTGCAGAACAAGTGTAAGAAGAAACTTACTGCCTAA